The Sporomusa termitida genome has a window encoding:
- a CDS encoding HD-GYP domain-containing protein, producing MRRVLLEGVQAGMQLAQPVYGLNGQVVLNSGVELTEYHVSKLSELDIKYIYIQGEALLIDPADEAAQSARNEIVLNAHAALTEVSVGKYVQMGTVKDKLLSLLDECCIHKEIQPLFTAMQMCNDYLFKHAVNGYFFATMMGISCGLEGQRLRDLGLGALLRDVGMITISRDILNKPGTLTPEEMAIVKKHTEKGYEILQRNSDISLAAANCALQHHERFDGSGYPRGASDSSIHEFAQIVAIADVYCSMTATTPYRKALSVYDALAIIQKAGGTYFNPEYIQLLAKNVARYPMGAVVRLNNKATGIIKDYADECKTKPIISITANAAGERVSQTVTIDMTANPALYIAEVS from the coding sequence ATGCGGCGTGTGCTTCTGGAGGGTGTCCAGGCAGGTATGCAGTTGGCTCAGCCCGTATACGGGCTAAATGGTCAGGTGGTTTTGAACAGCGGGGTTGAACTGACCGAGTATCATGTTTCTAAATTGTCCGAACTTGATATTAAGTATATCTACATTCAGGGGGAAGCGCTGCTTATCGACCCTGCTGATGAAGCAGCGCAAAGTGCCAGGAATGAGATTGTCCTGAACGCTCATGCGGCGCTGACTGAAGTAAGTGTTGGCAAGTATGTTCAGATGGGGACGGTCAAAGATAAGTTGCTGTCACTTTTAGACGAGTGTTGTATACACAAGGAGATCCAGCCTTTATTTACTGCCATGCAGATGTGCAACGACTATCTGTTTAAACATGCTGTTAATGGTTATTTCTTTGCCACAATGATGGGAATCAGCTGCGGCCTGGAGGGGCAGCGGTTACGGGATCTGGGCCTGGGGGCGCTGCTCCGGGATGTCGGTATGATAACTATTTCCCGTGATATCCTCAATAAGCCGGGCACGCTGACCCCGGAAGAGATGGCGATCGTAAAAAAACATACGGAGAAAGGCTATGAAATTCTGCAGCGTAACTCTGATATCAGCTTAGCGGCTGCCAACTGCGCATTGCAGCATCATGAGCGTTTTGACGGCAGCGGTTATCCCCGTGGCGCCAGTGACAGCTCCATTCATGAGTTTGCTCAGATTGTGGCCATTGCCGACGTATATTGTTCCATGACAGCGACGACCCCTTACCGGAAAGCATTGTCTGTCTATGATGCATTAGCCATTATTCAAAAAGCAGGCGGTACTTACTTCAATCCGGAGTATATTCAGCTGCTCGCTAAAAATGTCGCCCGCTATCCGATGGGGGCTGTAGTCCGGTTGAATAATAAAGCAACGGGGATTATTAAAGACTATGCCGACGAATGCAAGACTAAACCTATTATCAGTATAACTGCAAACGCCGCCGGCGAACGGGTAAGCCAAACTGTTACTATTGATATGACAGCCAACCCTGCATTGTATATTGCCGAGGTTTCTTAA
- the rlmB gene encoding 23S rRNA (guanosine(2251)-2'-O)-methyltransferase RlmB, translating into MSNDAEIIAGRNSVLEALKAGRSLNKILIAKGERQGSIRDIIAQAREQGLVIQETEIVKLDQLSAGVRHQGVVALAAPVAYVEMEDILAAAYGKDEPPFLVLLDELADPHNVGAILRTADATGVHGVLIPKRRSCPLTQTVAKTSAGAVEHVPVARIGNVSQTLKALKKQGLWVVGADMDGTKDYYDADLTGPVVIVVGSEGEGMGRLTKEACDYIVRIPMRGKIASLNASVACSLLLYEVLRQRELKTK; encoded by the coding sequence ATGTCTAATGACGCAGAAATAATAGCTGGCCGTAATAGCGTTCTGGAAGCGCTGAAAGCCGGCCGGTCACTAAACAAAATTCTAATTGCCAAAGGGGAACGGCAGGGCTCAATCCGCGATATCATTGCTCAGGCCCGGGAACAGGGATTAGTTATACAAGAGACTGAGATTGTTAAGCTTGACCAACTGTCGGCTGGGGTGAGACATCAGGGGGTTGTTGCGCTGGCGGCGCCGGTTGCTTATGTGGAGATGGAGGATATTTTGGCAGCTGCCTATGGGAAAGATGAGCCGCCATTTTTGGTTCTTCTTGATGAATTGGCTGATCCTCACAATGTGGGGGCCATTTTACGCACTGCTGATGCAACCGGTGTTCATGGTGTACTTATCCCCAAACGACGCAGCTGTCCTCTTACGCAAACCGTAGCTAAAACCTCGGCCGGTGCAGTTGAGCATGTACCAGTGGCACGAATCGGCAATGTCTCCCAAACCCTTAAAGCCTTAAAAAAACAGGGCCTTTGGGTAGTAGGTGCCGATATGGACGGAACAAAAGACTATTATGACGCCGACCTTACCGGCCCTGTTGTTATTGTTGTCGGGAGTGAGGGCGAAGGCATGGGGCGGTTAACAAAAGAGGCCTGTGATTATATTGTGCGTATCCCCATGCGGGGCAAGATTGCATCTCTTAATGCATCGGTGGCATGCTCGCTGTTGCTGTACGAAGTCCTTAGACAAAGGGAGCTGAAAACAAAATGA
- a CDS encoding VanW family protein encodes MKHWMGIILAVAIILTGIAAFWLTRPLFAQTVYSGVRVANIEVAGKSRDEVAQMLSVWQKDQVGRPILLTYGSATFRIEPEHIDYSIDAEATADAAWQVGREGSWWQRLKKISDVQVEGWSTPLKIRYNENKLDTVLEQLQENINKPPRNATLSLHTGGIVSEVEGQEIDVAALKKLMLSAVNRSETNTIILPVKPVYPEITAEELAKNGIKELVAVYTTVFNTEDANRTANVKLSAQKINGKLLYPGQVFSYNDTVGPREKSQGFKEAMEIINGEFVPGIGGGVCQVSSTLYNAVLLAGLNIVERTNHSKPLAYVPLGRDATVAYNTLDFKFANNSSAPVMIMAEAEGNKLNVGIFGQRALDKNIDIVTVDQQVIQPATIKKADPSLPPGENKVEKPGKPGYSVTVIRIIRDNNGTELKREVLSRDKYAPDNTVIKTGPAPKPVQAETKRTKDTDKPFDAGSMQ; translated from the coding sequence ATGAAACACTGGATGGGGATCATTTTGGCAGTGGCCATCATATTAACCGGGATAGCCGCTTTTTGGCTGACCAGGCCGCTGTTTGCCCAGACAGTGTATAGCGGTGTAAGAGTGGCCAACATTGAAGTTGCCGGAAAATCCCGGGATGAAGTGGCGCAAATGCTATCAGTATGGCAAAAAGATCAGGTGGGCCGGCCTATTTTGCTAACTTATGGCAGTGCGACATTTCGTATTGAACCTGAGCATATTGATTATAGCATTGATGCCGAAGCAACAGCCGATGCTGCATGGCAGGTGGGGCGTGAAGGCTCCTGGTGGCAGCGTCTGAAAAAAATTAGCGACGTCCAGGTGGAGGGGTGGTCGACGCCCCTCAAAATCAGGTATAATGAGAATAAGCTTGACACAGTCCTGGAGCAGCTTCAGGAAAATATCAACAAACCGCCGCGCAATGCCACGCTCAGCCTGCATACCGGTGGTATTGTGTCTGAGGTCGAGGGGCAGGAGATTGATGTTGCCGCTCTGAAAAAATTAATGCTGTCGGCGGTTAACCGTTCTGAGACCAATACCATCATCCTGCCGGTAAAACCGGTCTATCCGGAAATTACGGCCGAAGAGCTTGCTAAAAATGGCATAAAAGAACTGGTTGCCGTGTATACAACTGTGTTTAACACCGAAGATGCCAACCGGACAGCTAATGTAAAATTGTCTGCCCAAAAGATAAATGGCAAACTGCTTTATCCCGGACAGGTCTTTTCCTACAACGATACTGTGGGCCCCAGAGAAAAATCACAGGGCTTTAAAGAGGCCATGGAGATTATTAATGGCGAATTTGTACCTGGAATCGGCGGTGGTGTATGTCAGGTTTCATCAACATTATATAACGCTGTACTGCTGGCCGGGCTTAACATTGTGGAACGTACCAACCATTCTAAGCCGCTTGCTTATGTTCCGCTGGGGCGGGATGCAACGGTTGCGTATAATACCCTGGATTTTAAATTTGCCAATAACAGCTCGGCGCCGGTAATGATTATGGCCGAAGCAGAAGGCAACAAACTGAATGTGGGGATATTCGGACAGCGTGCTCTTGATAAAAACATTGATATTGTGACAGTTGACCAGCAGGTGATTCAGCCGGCTACCATAAAAAAAGCCGACCCATCGTTGCCCCCGGGCGAAAACAAGGTTGAAAAACCGGGTAAACCCGGATACTCAGTAACTGTTATCCGGATTATCCGTGATAATAATGGGACAGAACTAAAACGCGAGGTACTATCGCGCGACAAGTATGCCCCTGACAATACCGTGATCAAAACCGGACCGGCCCCAAAACCGGTTCAGGCAGAAACAAAGAGGACTAAGGATACAGACAAACCGTTTGATGCCGGCAGTATGCAATAA
- a CDS encoding NYN domain-containing protein codes for MDLLIVDGYNVINAWPELSIIKDSLEYARAKLVDILSEYGAYKGFKTIIVFDAHLAAGKGASQILNSELEVIYTKEGETADSCIEKMVYYLVRQGERVYVVTSDSAEQMFVLGAGAFRISARELRNDVASAKKEIKANISQKVFARDRHELGSRLGQDIFKRLEAMRRDGLD; via the coding sequence ATGGACTTGTTAATCGTCGATGGTTATAACGTGATTAATGCCTGGCCGGAGTTGAGTATAATAAAAGACAGTTTAGAATATGCCCGGGCCAAACTTGTGGACATACTGAGTGAGTATGGTGCATATAAAGGATTTAAGACAATTATTGTGTTTGATGCCCATCTGGCTGCCGGCAAAGGTGCCAGCCAGATCCTGAATAGTGAATTGGAGGTGATTTACACCAAAGAAGGTGAAACGGCTGACAGCTGTATCGAGAAAATGGTATACTATCTTGTCCGCCAGGGAGAACGTGTTTATGTTGTCACCTCTGATTCGGCCGAGCAAATGTTTGTTCTGGGGGCGGGCGCGTTCCGGATTTCAGCCCGCGAACTAAGAAATGACGTTGCCAGCGCCAAAAAAGAGATTAAGGCAAACATTTCCCAGAAGGTATTTGCGCGGGACCGGCATGAGCTTGGCAGCCGTCTGGGACAGGATATTTTTAAGCGCCTTGAAGCGATGCGCAGAGATGGGCTTGACTAA
- the sigH gene encoding RNA polymerase sporulation sigma factor SigH — protein MRVNTQRDLYGCFDNLTDEEIVFDAKDNDNTVALEYLINKYRNFVRAKARSYFLIGAEREDIIQEGMIGLYKAIRDFRNDKLSSFRAFAELCVTRQIITAIKTATRQKHIPLNSYVSLNKPIYDEDSDRTLLDVLSGSKVTDPEELVISREEFVDIEEKMGEILSDLEWKVLMSYLDGKSYQEIAVELDRHVKSIDNALQRVKRKLERYLENRGEDSDIRGMYRGLTGLNKEVPADLNNYSDSYDDQRSIK, from the coding sequence ATGCGGGTTAATACTCAACGCGATCTGTATGGTTGTTTTGACAACTTAACTGATGAAGAAATAGTATTTGACGCCAAAGATAATGACAACACGGTCGCTCTGGAGTATTTGATTAATAAATATCGCAACTTTGTGCGGGCTAAAGCCAGATCGTATTTTTTAATCGGCGCTGAGCGTGAGGACATCATCCAGGAAGGCATGATTGGTTTATATAAGGCCATTCGCGATTTCCGCAATGATAAGCTGTCATCGTTTCGAGCTTTTGCGGAATTGTGTGTAACTCGGCAAATTATTACCGCCATTAAGACCGCCACTAGACAGAAGCATATTCCCTTGAATTCGTATGTTTCTTTAAATAAACCCATTTATGATGAAGATTCTGACCGGACGCTATTAGATGTGTTATCCGGCTCTAAAGTCACTGATCCGGAAGAACTGGTAATCAGCCGTGAAGAGTTTGTTGATATTGAAGAGAAAATGGGCGAGATTTTAAGCGATCTGGAGTGGAAGGTACTGATGTCATATCTTGATGGCAAGTCTTATCAAGAAATTGCCGTTGAACTTGACCGTCATGTCAAATCGATTGATAATGCTCTGCAAAGAGTAAAACGTAAACTGGAGCGATATCTGGAAAATCGCGGTGAAGACAGCGATATTCGGGGTATGTACAGAGGCCTAACCGGCCTGAATAAAGAGGTTCCGGCAGATCTAAACAACTACAGTGACAGCTATGATGACCAACGTAGTATAAAATGA
- a CDS encoding 6-phosphofructokinase has translation MTKLNQIKTIAILTGGGDAPGLNAVIRAAVRTALGRGLTVWGIKNGFGGMVENKMMQLTDESVAGILPRGGTILGTTNRDNPFNYPQTQAGAVIYTDMSARALNNLRQAGIEALIVIGGDGTIKIAGEFHQLGLPVVAVPKTIDNDIPVTERTFGFDTAVGVATDALDRLHTTAESHHRVMVLEVMGRYAGWIALHAGMAGGADCILIPEIPFNTGSVIAKIKERQQRGRQFSLIVIAEGAHALGGEISIARIVEGSHEKVRLGGIGEKLAREIEELTGMESRCTVLGHVQRGGTPTAFDRVLSTRYGVAAAQSVLAGHFGIMVSLQKNRIIRVPIADIAGKANNITPEDELLLAGRAIGVCFGD, from the coding sequence ATGACAAAGCTGAATCAAATAAAAACGATAGCAATACTGACAGGTGGCGGTGATGCACCGGGGCTTAATGCTGTAATCCGGGCGGCTGTGAGAACGGCACTGGGCCGGGGACTTACTGTTTGGGGTATAAAAAATGGCTTTGGCGGCATGGTCGAAAATAAAATGATGCAACTGACAGATGAAAGTGTGGCCGGGATTCTGCCGCGCGGGGGGACGATACTGGGAACCACGAACCGTGATAATCCTTTTAACTATCCTCAGACACAGGCGGGGGCGGTTATTTATACAGATATGTCGGCCCGCGCTCTGAATAACCTGCGGCAGGCCGGGATTGAGGCGCTTATTGTTATCGGCGGTGATGGAACCATTAAGATTGCCGGGGAATTTCATCAGCTGGGTTTGCCGGTGGTCGCTGTTCCGAAAACTATTGACAATGACATACCGGTTACTGAGCGGACTTTCGGGTTTGACACCGCTGTTGGTGTGGCTACAGATGCTCTTGACCGGCTGCATACTACCGCCGAATCACATCACCGGGTTATGGTGCTTGAGGTGATGGGCAGATATGCCGGCTGGATTGCATTACATGCCGGCATGGCTGGCGGCGCTGACTGTATTTTAATTCCGGAAATACCTTTTAACACTGGCTCGGTTATTGCCAAGATTAAGGAACGTCAGCAGCGGGGCCGGCAGTTCAGTTTAATTGTTATTGCTGAGGGGGCTCATGCTTTGGGCGGGGAAATATCAATAGCGCGTATTGTCGAAGGCAGTCATGAAAAAGTGCGCTTGGGCGGCATCGGTGAAAAGCTGGCCAGAGAGATTGAGGAGCTTACAGGCATGGAGTCCCGCTGCACCGTACTGGGACATGTTCAGCGGGGCGGGACGCCAACCGCGTTTGACCGGGTGCTTTCAACACGTTACGGCGTAGCTGCTGCGCAAAGTGTGCTGGCGGGACATTTCGGTATTATGGTGTCTTTACAAAAAAACCGGATTATTCGTGTACCAATTGCTGACATTGCCGGTAAAGCCAATAATATTACGCCTGAAGACGAACTATTACTTGCCGGCCGGGCAATTGGTGTTTGTTTTGGTGATTAA
- a CDS encoding DUF421 domain-containing protein: METLGITLFRVVAGMGVLLVIMLAIGRRQLGELSSFDFLTSITIGAVAGALIVDPRIELASSLIALLALGGMQLVFGWLSIKIRPVNHKLNFKPLVMVQNGQIIKESLRKVHMPVETLLQLLRERDVFDITVVELAVLEPHGRLSVLKKAEHLPLTPCQVNFNVTPNSVLVPVILEGKLQERVLADMGLSPQQIEEFRCQHVSTINNVFIAFMDQDKRLHVIHDDARECNVFLH; the protein is encoded by the coding sequence ATGGAAACATTGGGCATTACTCTATTTAGGGTTGTTGCCGGCATGGGGGTGCTGCTTGTCATCATGCTGGCCATCGGCCGCCGCCAGTTGGGTGAACTCAGTTCGTTTGATTTTCTGACATCAATTACTATTGGCGCAGTGGCAGGTGCACTTATTGTTGATCCCCGCATTGAACTGGCAAGCTCGCTGATTGCCTTATTGGCGCTGGGAGGAATGCAACTGGTCTTTGGCTGGTTAAGTATTAAAATTCGCCCGGTCAACCATAAACTTAACTTTAAACCGCTGGTGATGGTGCAAAACGGTCAAATCATCAAAGAAAGCCTGCGCAAGGTACATATGCCTGTGGAAACCCTGTTGCAGCTGCTGCGGGAAAGAGACGTTTTCGATATTACTGTCGTAGAACTTGCCGTGTTAGAGCCCCATGGCCGGCTAAGCGTGCTAAAGAAAGCGGAGCATTTGCCATTGACACCTTGTCAGGTTAATTTTAATGTTACCCCGAACAGTGTCCTGGTACCTGTAATCCTGGAGGGAAAGTTGCAGGAACGCGTACTGGCTGATATGGGATTATCACCACAGCAGATTGAAGAGTTTCGCTGCCAACATGTAAGCACCATTAACAATGTTTTCATTGCTTTCATGGACCAGGACAAACGGCTGCATGTAATTCATGATGATGCCCGGGAGTGCAATGTATTTTTACATTGA
- a CDS encoding NUDIX hydrolase: MKSQRFNYCPKCGGQVGYRQVGDRERLVCAACSYTMYENPIVGVAAIVRQNGKILLGRRAVAASYPGLWCIPCGYVEYDEDIRAAVKREFQEETGLSIEPGQVYAVLSNFHNPAVHTVGVWFLAEVIGGTLGPGDDLDQVAYFPLDSVPDLAFPTDRQVIGLLQADHNNKKREVTQ, encoded by the coding sequence ATGAAAAGTCAGCGTTTTAATTATTGTCCTAAATGCGGCGGCCAGGTCGGTTATCGTCAGGTGGGGGACCGTGAGCGCCTGGTCTGTGCCGCCTGTTCCTATACAATGTATGAGAATCCGATTGTGGGGGTTGCGGCAATTGTGCGGCAAAACGGGAAAATTTTGCTGGGCCGGCGGGCTGTAGCTGCCAGTTATCCCGGGTTATGGTGCATACCCTGCGGTTATGTGGAATATGATGAAGATATCCGGGCGGCGGTTAAACGGGAGTTCCAGGAGGAAACAGGCTTGTCTATCGAACCCGGTCAGGTTTACGCGGTTTTATCAAACTTTCATAATCCGGCTGTTCATACTGTCGGTGTCTGGTTTTTGGCCGAAGTTATTGGCGGCACCCTTGGACCGGGCGATGACTTAGACCAGGTGGCTTATTTTCCGCTGGACTCGGTGCCTGACCTTGCTTTTCCCACCGACAGGCAGGTAATCGGTTTGCTGCAGGCAGATCACAATAATAAGAAGAGGGAAGTGACCCAGTGA
- a CDS encoding undecaprenyl-diphosphate phosphatase — protein MSDNLIAVIIGIVEGLTEFLPISSTGHMILVGSLLGFEGEKASVFEVFIQLGAILSVLILYKDKFLAMLRPPALNSFGGSLTAMHVLAGIVPVMGLGYLLHEFIKTYLFSPYTVIIGLIAGALLMLTAEKFSRRPVTNNVDQMTIKQAFFVGLFQFLSLWPGFSRSGSTIAGGLFLGMSRKAAAEFSFIIAVPLMLVACMYDLMKIWNQLSFEDVTMFAIGFIVAFITAYVSIVWFLRFLNNSTLASFAYYRFVVAGLSYYYFFIK, from the coding sequence GTGAGTGACAATTTGATTGCGGTAATCATTGGTATTGTGGAAGGGTTGACAGAATTTTTACCGATTTCATCAACCGGGCACATGATTCTTGTTGGTTCCTTATTAGGCTTTGAAGGGGAAAAAGCCAGTGTATTTGAGGTGTTTATCCAACTAGGGGCTATTTTATCCGTGTTGATTTTATATAAAGACAAATTTTTGGCGATGCTTAGGCCCCCGGCCCTGAACAGTTTTGGCGGCAGCCTTACGGCTATGCATGTGTTGGCCGGCATTGTGCCGGTGATGGGGCTTGGCTATCTTTTGCATGAATTCATCAAGACCTATCTTTTTTCCCCTTACACAGTGATTATCGGTCTGATTGCCGGTGCTCTGCTCATGCTGACAGCTGAGAAATTCTCACGGCGCCCGGTCACCAATAATGTCGATCAGATGACAATAAAACAGGCTTTTTTTGTGGGTTTGTTTCAATTTTTATCCCTTTGGCCAGGCTTTTCGCGCTCTGGCTCAACCATTGCCGGTGGATTATTTTTAGGTATGAGCCGCAAAGCCGCAGCCGAGTTTTCTTTTATCATTGCCGTGCCGCTTATGCTGGTGGCCTGCATGTACGATTTAATGAAAATATGGAATCAGCTGAGCTTTGAGGACGTTACGATGTTCGCTATTGGCTTTATTGTCGCGTTTATTACCGCCTATGTATCCATTGTCTGGTTTTTGCGGTTTCTTAATAACTCCACCCTGGCTTCGTTTGCTTACTACCGGTTTGTTGTAGCCGGACTCTCTTATTACTATTTTTTTATAAAGTAA
- a CDS encoding chemotaxis protein CheX — MKLINPFLEAITTILPQLGFKEINRRGLSVKEQLLASQGVTVMIGITRGVKGNVAYNMSADTAKKVASTIMMGMPVPEMDEMAQSALSEMVNMVTANAAINFEKQGLSVDISPPSIVVGSEYTVQVSNTKYLALSLLIDSEPIEVNVSLGV, encoded by the coding sequence GTGAAATTAATTAATCCATTTTTAGAAGCAATAACAACAATCCTGCCGCAGCTCGGCTTTAAAGAAATCAACCGGCGCGGACTGTCGGTCAAGGAACAGCTATTGGCAAGCCAGGGGGTTACGGTAATGATCGGCATTACCAGAGGCGTTAAGGGAAATGTAGCCTATAATATGTCCGCTGATACCGCGAAGAAGGTTGCCTCAACCATTATGATGGGAATGCCTGTGCCGGAAATGGACGAGATGGCCCAGAGCGCCCTTTCGGAAATGGTTAATATGGTTACGGCCAATGCCGCCATAAATTTTGAAAAGCAGGGTCTGTCTGTGGATATTTCGCCTCCCAGCATTGTTGTTGGTAGTGAGTACACCGTACAGGTAAGCAATACTAAGTATTTGGCGCTTAGTTTACTGATCGATTCTGAGCCTATTGAGGTTAATGTTAGCCTTGGCGTATAG
- the tuf gene encoding elongation factor Tu, which produces MAKKKFERNKPHVNIGTIGHVDHGKTSLTAAITMTLAKHGGAEFMAYDQIDKAPEERERGITINTAHVEYETPARHYAHVDCPGHADYVKNMITGAAQMDGAILVVSAADGPMPQTREHILLSRQVGVPAMVVFLNKADLVDDAELMELVEMEVRELLSSYEFPGDDIPVVSGSAVKVLNCGCAKRECEWCGKIHELMDKVDGYIPTPERATDKPFLMPVEDVFTITGRGTVATGRVERGVVKVSDTIEIVGMTEKPKSTVVTGVEMFRKLLDSAVAGDNIGALLRGVDRKEIERGQVLAKPGSIKPHTKFKSEVYVLSKEEGGRHTPFFNGYRPQFYFRTTDVTGVVTLPEGVEMVMPGDNIQMDIALITPIAIEEGLRFAIREGGRTVGAGVVTAVVE; this is translated from the coding sequence ATGGCTAAGAAAAAGTTTGAAAGAAACAAACCCCATGTTAACATTGGTACAATTGGTCACGTTGACCATGGCAAAACCTCGCTGACTGCCGCAATTACCATGACGCTGGCCAAACACGGCGGCGCCGAGTTCATGGCCTATGATCAAATCGATAAAGCACCGGAAGAAAGAGAACGCGGTATTACCATCAACACCGCCCACGTGGAATATGAAACTCCTGCCCGCCACTATGCGCATGTTGACTGCCCGGGCCATGCGGACTATGTTAAAAACATGATCACCGGGGCCGCCCAAATGGACGGCGCCATCCTGGTTGTATCGGCCGCTGACGGCCCGATGCCGCAGACCCGTGAACACATCCTGCTGTCCCGCCAGGTAGGCGTACCGGCCATGGTTGTGTTCCTGAACAAAGCGGATCTGGTTGATGACGCGGAGTTGATGGAACTGGTGGAAATGGAAGTGCGCGAACTGCTTTCCAGCTACGAATTCCCCGGTGACGACATTCCGGTAGTGAGCGGTTCGGCAGTAAAAGTACTTAACTGCGGCTGCGCCAAGCGCGAATGCGAATGGTGCGGCAAGATTCATGAACTGATGGACAAAGTTGACGGCTACATCCCGACGCCGGAACGGGCCACTGATAAACCGTTCCTGATGCCGGTGGAAGACGTATTTACCATTACCGGCCGGGGTACAGTAGCAACCGGCCGTGTAGAGCGGGGTGTAGTAAAAGTCAGTGATACCATCGAAATCGTAGGTATGACAGAAAAACCGAAATCAACCGTAGTAACGGGCGTAGAAATGTTCCGTAAGCTGCTGGATTCGGCCGTGGCCGGGGATAATATCGGTGCCCTGCTGCGTGGTGTTGACCGGAAAGAAATCGAACGGGGCCAGGTACTGGCAAAACCAGGTTCGATTAAACCGCACACCAAATTCAAATCGGAAGTATATGTACTGTCGAAAGAAGAAGGCGGCCGTCATACCCCGTTTTTTAACGGCTACCGTCCGCAGTTCTACTTCCGGACAACGGACGTAACCGGTGTTGTTACCCTGCCGGAAGGCGTGGAAATGGTAATGCCTGGCGACAACATTCAAATGGACATCGCCCTGATTACCCCGATCGCTATTGAAGAAGGCCTGCGTTTTGCAATCCGTGAAGGCGGCCGCACCGTTGGTGCCGGCGTTGTAACTGCGGTTGTTGAATAG
- the rpmG gene encoding 50S ribosomal protein L33: protein MRNAVTLACTECKQRNYQTNKNKKNDPDRLEFNKYCKFCKKQTPHKETK, encoded by the coding sequence ATGCGCAACGCGGTAACATTGGCCTGCACAGAATGCAAACAACGCAATTATCAGACCAATAAAAACAAGAAAAATGACCCGGATAGATTGGAGTTTAACAAATACTGCAAGTTTTGCAAGAAACAAACTCCGCACAAAGAAACAAAGTAA
- the secE gene encoding preprotein translocase subunit SecE, with protein sequence MAAQETAVQTNTSRWKKFLREVKAELKKVTWPGKSELISYTGIVFVTVIVVAALIWVIDASFTQVLKVIMK encoded by the coding sequence ATGGCCGCCCAGGAAACAGCTGTCCAGACGAATACATCGCGCTGGAAGAAATTTTTACGGGAAGTAAAAGCTGAATTAAAAAAGGTAACGTGGCCGGGCAAATCAGAACTTATTTCCTATACGGGAATCGTATTTGTGACGGTTATTGTTGTTGCTGCTCTGATATGGGTAATTGATGCTTCGTTTACTCAGGTGTTAAAGGTGATCATGAAGTAG
- the nusG gene encoding transcription termination/antitermination protein NusG — protein sequence MESEKLEKHWYVIHTYSGYENKVKANLEKKVHSMAMENEVFRVLVPMEDEVEIKDGKKKITKKKVFPGYVLVEMIVTDRSWYVVRNTPGVTGFVGSGTKPIPLSESEVKHILKSMGMEEAKPKINVELNQLVRITSGAFENWTATVMDINPDRGKLKVLVNMFGRETPVELEFTQVTKVD from the coding sequence ATGGAATCCGAAAAGCTCGAAAAACACTGGTATGTTATCCATACATATTCCGGTTATGAAAACAAGGTAAAAGCCAATTTGGAGAAAAAAGTCCATTCTATGGCAATGGAAAACGAAGTCTTCCGTGTGCTTGTACCCATGGAAGATGAAGTGGAAATAAAAGACGGTAAGAAAAAAATTACCAAGAAAAAAGTTTTCCCCGGATATGTTCTGGTAGAAATGATTGTAACAGACCGCTCCTGGTATGTTGTGCGCAATACGCCGGGGGTTACTGGTTTTGTCGGTTCAGGAACCAAGCCGATTCCTTTGAGCGAAAGTGAAGTCAAACATATCCTCAAATCAATGGGTATGGAAGAGGCTAAACCCAAAATAAATGTTGAACTCAATCAGTTAGTGCGAATTACTTCTGGTGCCTTTGAAAATTGGACAGCCACGGTAATGGATATTAATCCTGATCGGGGCAAGCTTAAAGTGCTTGTCAACATGTTTGGTCGGGAAACACCTGTAGAGCTTGAGTTTACTCAGGTCACGAAAGTTGATTAA